In Sphingobacterium sp. lm-10, the DNA window AAAGCGGGTAAATATGGTTTGGTTACGCTTTCCGAACGTTTTGGAGAGGTGCAGTTGCCTGCTATAGAGATTCTCCATGTTACAGAAGAAGGGCGCAAGGATCAAATGGTGAACTATTTCAGCAAGACGCTGCTCAAGGGCATTGAAGATGCTGTAGCGCAAAAAGAGCAAGTGATTCTGTTTCAAAACCGTCGCGGTCATACGCCATTTTTACAATGTAAAACCTGCGGTTATGTTGCCAAATGTGTTCAGTGTGATGTGAGTTTAACCTATCATAAGTCTAGCAATCTGCTGCATTGTCATTACTGTGGGTTTTCGGAGGAGAATATTCAACGTTGTCCTGCCTGTGGCTCTACACACCTAGAAAATAAAGGATACGGTACAGAGCGTATTGAAGAAGAGTTGGAGCTGCTTATGCCGCAATTACGGATTGGTCGGCTGGATCTGGATTCTACACGCGGCAAGCATGGATTCGATAAAGTGATAACCGCTTTTGATGACCATGAGTTTGACGTGCTGATTGGTACTCAGATGGTGGCTAAAGGACTGGATTTTGGCCGTGTCAATCTAATTGGTATCATCAATGCCGATGCTATGATTAACTTCCCGGATTTCCGATCGTATGAACGGGCATTTTCCCTTTTTTCGCAAGTGGCGGGGCGCTCCGGACGTCGGCAGACGCAGGGACGCGTAATTATACAAACATATTCTCCAAACCATCGTGTACTAGAGCAGGTGGTACAGCACGATTACCTGGCCATGTTCACCAACGAAATCACGGAGCGGAAAAATTACCATTATCCTCCTTTCTATCGGCTAATCCGATTAGATGTAAAGCATGTGGATCAAGATAAGTGCTTAGATTCGGCCAATAAGCTGGCGAATTTGCTGCGTACTACCTTAGAAGAACGCGTGCTTGGGCCAGAGCAACCTTTAGTGGCCCGTATCCGTAATAACTACATACAGACCATCACGTTGAAGATTGAGCGTACTGGCATCAGTATTGTCAAGGTGAAGGAACTTATTCGCCAGGCATTACTGCATTTTGAACTGGATAAAAAGAATTCCAGTGTGCGTGTTGTGGTGGATGTAGATCCTTATTAAACTCCTAACATAAACGACGAGAAGCCGTAGCTTCTCGTAGTAGAAAAGAAAATCTTCAACTCGTCAATAGTTGGTATAGCCAAGTAGCAATAGCAGAGCCAAGCAATGGTGCGATCACTGGAATCCAGGCATAACGAATGTCGAATCCTGCTTTAGGCCTGATGGGCAATAGGCTATATACCACGCGAGGACCAAGGTCACGCACGGGATTGATGGCGTACCCAGTGGTGCCTCCAAGCGCCAAGCCTATACCCCAAACGAGAAAAGCTACGGGTAATGCGCCAATCGAGCCTAAGCCAATTATGCCAGCAGTCTCATCCAATTGCATAGAAGGCTCTTGAAAGAATAAAATGGTAGCAATCAGCACAAATGTAGCCACAGTCTCCATCAGGAAATTGGAACGGTAATCTCGAATTGCCGGTGCTGTACAGAACACTGCTTGTGTTAGTCCTGGATCTTCCGTTCGCGCAAAGTGTGGGCGGTAGCATAACCATACTAAACCTGCACCTAGCATCGCACCTACAAATTGCGCACCGACGTAGGAAATTGCCAGAACGCTTTCGATTTCATCAATCATCCATACAGAAAGGGTAACAGCAGGGTTGAGGTGTGCACCGCTGTATGGCCCGGCAACAGATACTCCAATAAAAACAGCTAACGCCCAAGCAGTCGTGATCACGATCCAACCACTACCGTGTCCTTTGGTATCGGTGAGTAAAACATTGGCCACTACGCCACTTCCCAGCAGGATCATGAGGAAAGTGCCAAACATTTCTGCTACTATCGCGTTCATTACTTCTTGTTTTTAAGGGATGCCCAAACTTTCGTTGCTTCTACGGCAGCGTGCCATTCCTTCAACACCAGGGTGCTGTCAATCTCTTTTTCTGGTTCGAACTTTTTATCTACGGACCATTTTTTCTGTATCTCTGAGATGTCTTTCCAGAAACCCGTAGCCAGTCCGGCGAGATATGCCGCACCCATTGCGGTAGATTCTGTATTTTTTGGTCGTACGACAGTGGCCCCCAAAAGCGTTGCCTGAAACTTTAGTAAAACATCGTTGGAGGTAGCTCCGCCATCTACACGAAGTTCTTCAATAGCATGGCCAGCATCCTGTTGCATCGCATCCAGCACATCGTAAGACTGAAAGGCAATAGATTCCAGGCATGCACGCGCAAGATGCGCATCTGTGGTGCCACGCGTAATCCCATAAATACTTCCTCGCGCTCGCGAATCCCAGTGTGGGGCGCCTAAGCCGGCAAAGGCCGGGACAACATATACACCACCAGTGTCTTCTACCTTCTCTGCTAAAGCAGTTACATGTTTTGATTTCTTGATCAGACCCAATCCATCCCGGAGCCATTGTACCACCGCACCGGCAATAAATACACTGCCCTCTAAGGCGTACGTAACTTCATCTCCAATTTTCCAGGCTATAGTGGTTACCAATTTATGCTCCGATTTAATCGCTTTGGTTCCGGTATTCATCAGCATAAAACAGCCAGTGCCATAGGTGTTCTTTACCATACCTTTTTCGATGCACAGCTGGCCAAAAAGGGCCGATTGCTGATCGCCAGCAATACCAGCAATTGGAATCGCTGTTTTCAACACATCTACAGAAGTTTCTCCATACATCTCCGACGAAGATTTGACTTCTGGTAACATTGCTTCTGGAATGCCAAACAGATCGAGCAGTTCGCTATCCCACTCGCAGGTATGAATATTAAAGAGCATGGTGCGAGATGCATTGGTGATGTCCGTAAGGTGCGCTGCGCCATTAGTCAGGTTCCAGATCAGCCAGGAATCTACCGTGCCGAATGCCAGTTCTCCTGCTTCCGCACGTTCCAGCGCACCGTCTACTTCGTCCAGTATCCACTTAATCTTCGTTGCCGAAAAGTAGGAGTCTATCAGTAAGCCTGTCTTATCCCGTACCATCTCTTCATGGCCTTTTTCTTTTAATTCATCGCAGTAGTCGGCTGTGCGACGATCCTGCCATACAATCGCTGGATAGATCGGCTTACCCGTATTTCGATCCCACACGATGGTGGTTTCCCGTTGGTTAGTAATCCCGATCGCATGGATGTCGGCAGAGCGAATTTTACTTTTTGCAATCACGGAGGTGATCACGGCCAATTGGGATGACCAGATCTCCATGGGGTCGTGCTCTACCCAGCCAGATTGCGGAAAATGCTGTTCAAACTCCTGCTGTGCGATATCTATAATTTTACCGTCGTGATCAACTAATATTGCTCGCGAACTAGTAGTACCCTGATCAATAGAAAGGATATAAGGTTTCATACAATAATTGATTTGCTAATGAGAAACGTCTGATAAAGAAATTTGCTTTTGGGCTCCACTCGTGAAGTAACCTTTTGCCAATGCTTCAAAAGCACGCACCTGCTGGGCTTCCCAGTCGATATCATACTCCAATTCTGTTGCCAAGATATGCGCTACGACTGGTGCTGCTGCAACGGCAAGCTTCGCATCTAAAAAAAGTATACGTAGGCGGCGGGCAAGTACATCTTCTACGGTACGCGCCATCTCTACATGTATCGCCCATACTACTTGAGCAACCGTATGTGGAAGTTCTGGCAGGATACGTTCGGCAAAGGGAGGATTTTCTTTTTCCAGCGCCAGAATTTTAGCTGCGTCACTTCCATAGAAGGCAAGTCGCTCTTGCTGCGGTGTAATGGAGGTTTCAGACCCATGAATGGGTAAAGAGGCGGTCTTGCATTCTGTCCAACTCAAACCTGAAGTTTCGATGCCTTTATTGACGGTGTCTTCCGCCATCTTACGATAAGTGGTCCACTTTCCTCCGGTAATAGTGATCAGCTTAGAATCGTGTACAATAAGCTTATGATCTCTTGATATTTCCTTGGTTTTCTGATTTTTACCTAGATTTGCTGCCAAAGGGCGAAGACCGGAAAAGGTGCTGAGTACATCTGCTCTTGTTGGCGCCTTATCCAGATAAGATGCTGCGGTAGATAAGATGAAATCAATCTCTTCTTCTAAAGGAATCGGCTCTTCCAGTTTTTCTTCCACAGCCGTATCGGTAGTGCCTAATACCAGATAATCATGCCATGGTACGCCAAAGAGCACGCGTCCATCACTGGTTTTAGGAATCATTAAGGCATCTTGAGCTTCCGGCAAAAAGGAACGGTCTATCACCACGTGTGTACCTTGGCTTGGTCTAACCAACCGCGCATGCTTAGGACTGGCCATAGACAAAATATCGTCGACGAAGATACCAGTTGCATTAATAATTGCACGTCCACGAACCTGGTAGGCTCGGTCTGTTTCCAGGTCTACAAATGCGACACCATCTACCTGGCCCTGCGTATTTTTGAGCACTGCCGTAACCGACGTATGATTGAGTACACAGGCCTGATGTTCCATGGCAGTCTGCGCTAAGTTGACCGCCAATCTGGCATCGTCAAATTGCCCATCATAGTATCGGACCCCACCTTGTAATTTATGTGTTTTTAAATTACCTAAATGCTGAGCAGCATCTTTTTTTGACAAAAATACAGATCGGCCAATACTATATTTACCCGCTAGCCAATCGTACAGTTTCAGGCCGATGAGGTATTTCCACTTTTCAATAAAGCTATAGCAAGGGATGATAAATGATTGGGTGCGGGATACATGAGGCGCATTTTTAAAGATGCGCCAACGCTCTCTCAATGCGCCATAAACTAATTTAATGTCGCCTTGTGCCAGGTAACGCACACCACCGTGCACCAGTTTAGTACTACGGCTGGATGTCCCCTTTGCAAAATCTGTTTTTTCTAAAAGAAGTGTTTTAAAACCGCGGCTCGCTGCATCAACTGCAACGCCTAATCCAGTGGCTCCGCCACCGATTACGATAAAATCCCACTCCGTTGTCTCTGTTAATCGATTATACTGTGTCTCTCTTAAAAACCTTGCATCGTATGTCATTTCCTGGTTTCATTTGTGGATATTTTAAATATAAAGAAAACCAACCATAAAAAACGAAAAATATAGGCGATGAGAGTTACGTAAAACTATTTTTTTGTTAAGGTAATTTTAAAGGGATTTTTTACGGCGGCATGAGCTGCGGCTTTTGCTATATCAGCTTGGCTTGCTGTTATACCGGCTGGTTTATAGGTATTCTTACGAGAATCCAATTTAAATAGCTTTTCATACCAAGTGCAGGCTGCGGTAAAGCGGCCGTAATTTAAATCCAGATGATAGCCATCCCGTGTATAGTGATCGCCTATGCTACTACTTCGCGCATTCTGAATGGCCGTTCCACAGGGAACGACAAAGGCGAATCCTTTTTGTTTGCTTATCTTTTTTGTTGCGGATGCAATGGCTTCATACATATGTTGCTGGCTTTTTTGGTAGTTAACGAAGCCTTCGTGTTCGCTATCAGCCTGGTAAGCCCAGGTTTGATGATACACCAGTTGGGTGTGGGGAGATACCTTTCCTTTTACGTAATCCATCAAGCTCGGCAGGCTTTCCATTATTACGTTGTATTGGCCAGATAATGGGCTGGCTTGCTGTAAGCTAACGTAATCCCAGTCTTCATCGGCCAAGGCCGTGGAAATTGACGTGTTTTCCTGCGTCGTTTTGCTGCCATCCAAATGTACTTTTCGGTAACTATAGGCCGCTTTATCCTCCTGTGCGTTGCGTACGTGTAGATCCAGTGGCGCACCACCAATATAGAGATTGCCAATAATGATCTCCCGATCGGCGGTGGCGGCGAGTTCGTGCAGGTAATTTTCCAAAGCATCTTCGGAAAAGCTGTTCCCAATGGCCAATACTTTGAGTGCTTGTTTGCTAACAGCGTCTTTTACCTGTGCCATTCCTACTTGCAAAGAAAGCAGGAGCACGAGGGCATAGATGGTATATCTTTTCATCATTATTATCAGTTATGTTTTTCTTCGAAGGCATGCATGGCTTGTAGTGCCTGGCGCACAGCCTGTTCACGGGCCACGAGAAATTCGTCTACATGATCAGCATCTTTTGGTTCCAGGTTGGCAGCAAAGTAATAGAGCGCACTACCACGACGTAAATAGCCGACAAACCAGCCGTTATCTCCATGATCTGTGCTCCAACCCGTCTTTCCGCTCCAAGAATAAGTAGGCTGTGATTCGATTTCTAAGACCTTTAGCATAGTCTGATAGGTGCTGTCAGAGAGGGGAATCTTTCGGTTATAGAAGTCACGTAAAAATTGTACCTGTTGGAAAGTAGAAATTTTCGAGTCTCCAACAAGCCAGAAGTTTTGTAACGTTTCTTGTCGTACATCCATACCTGGGTATGAAAAGAGGGTGAGATAATCTAGCATACTCGGCAAACCAATTTTACCGGCAATCTCTTGATAACAAGGGACACAGGATAGCCGAAAGGCTTCTTTAAGAGTCAGGTCTTTTTCCCAACGGACATTGTTGCGTTTTTTGCCATCCCAATGCAATATGCTATTTTCATCTGTTACAATATGAGTCTCCAATGCAATCAACGTATTGGGGATTTTAAACGTAGATGCCGGTAGAAATCCTTGTGCTGCACGTTGAAAATCGTTCGAATAAAAGCTGTCTTGCTGCGCATCAAATACGAGGACAGTGCCGAGCAGGTTATGCTCGGTAAGAATGTCTCGAAACGCAGAGGCATATCGATCGGAAAGCAGCTCTTGCCCGAATGCCGACCCCATGTTGGTACTAAACAGGAGCAAGTAGAAAAGTGATCTTAGGTAGTGCATTGCTAATAAGATTGTTCGGTAAATCTATCGAAATTTTTAGGCATTTTAGGTGTCTTGATCGCGTTAAAAGTGAAATAACTCGTGTCCAACGTTTTGTAATTAATCTGCCCAAATGTGGTTTAACAATGTTATTTTTGAACCAAATGGCCTACAAATTCATCGATAATTACAGAGAAAAGGGTGCGCGTAAACAACTGGTTAAGCTGTTGGAAAAGCGAGGTATTCAGGATCAACGGGTACTCGCTGCCATCGCTAAAATTCCGCGTCATTATTTTTTCGATGAAACATTCTGGAACCAGGCCTACCGAGATATCGCATTTCCAATAGGAGACGGACAAACCATCTCACAACCCTATACGGTAGCTTATCAATCGGAGCTTCTCCATGTACGTGCCGGCGATAAAATATTGGAAATCGGAACAGGCTCCGGCTATCAAACCTGCGTATTGCTGGAACTGGGTGCAGAAGTATTTACGATTGAGCGGCAAGAAAATTTGTACAATCGGACCAAGATGGTACTGCCTTACATGGGCTATCAGCCTAATTTTTTCTACGGTGATGGCTCCAAAGGAATTGCGTCAAGCGCTCCTTATGATAAGATCATTGTGACGGCAGGAGCACCCCTTGTACCTGAAATCATGCTTAAACAGCTCAAATTTGGCGGTCTGTTAGTCATTCCGGTAGGAGATGAGAAAGAACAAAAGATGGTTACAATTCTACGTGTCGGTGAAAATGACTTTGAACGTATTGAGCTGGATACATTTCGTTTTGTACCTTTGGTAGGTGATCAGGCCTGGTAATAAGTAGATGATTTCGGGCTTTTGATCACGTTTTTAATGATTCAAACCCCATAAGATCCCGTGTCAGCAAACTTCTATCAACAAAATATTTCGCAAACCAAGTCGGAGATTGCTTCGCTGGACAAGCAGGTGAACACGTTCAGTCTATTGCGCCTTGCCGTGATCATTGGCGGAGGGGCAGCCTTGTTTATGCTCTTTCAATCCAATAGCGTTATCCAGGTGCTACTTTGTGCCATCTTTGTGATTGTATTCTTCCTGTATCTGGTATTCCGGCAAGCTAAATTGGAAAGGTTGCGAGACGAGAAACGCGCTTTTCTACAAATAAATGAAAACGAACAGGGGATGATCGAAGGGCATACCAATCTGTATTCTGATGGGTCGGAATATCAAGATCCTAAGCACCCTTATTCTTCTGACTTAGACATCTTCGGTCCACATTCCTTATTTTCGAAAATAAACCGTAGTGCCACACAAGATGGTAGCAATACCTTGGCGAAGTGGCTAGACGCAGCACCAGATCGGCAGACGATCTTAGATCGGCAGGCTGCTATTCAAGAGTTCGCTGCAGATGCACCCTTTAATCAGCAGCTGCAGACAAAACTGTTGTTCAATGTAACATCTAAAACTAATCTCAGGATGTATTTGTCTGCCTATTTCGAAGGTAAAGCGATGACCTTCGGAAATGCTTTTATGCGGATCTATACTTTCATTGCCCCGATCTTGATCACGACAGGTATCGTCGTATCCATCGCAGGATACAATGTGATGTCTTATGTGGTGATGTTGGCGGTTACCCATTTGCTGTGGACCTTAGCGTTGGCGGGTCGTGTATCTGTTTTCTCTGATCGAATAGACAAGATTGGTGCCATTATGATGGCGTACAGTGGTGCTATTGAGGCAATTGAGAAGCGATCTTTTACTGCGCCGCTTAATCAGGCCTTGCAGCAGCGCCTCCGCACTGATAACGATGCACCGCTCTCAGAAGCATTACATAAACTCGGAAAATTGATTGATAAGCTGGATGCGCGCAATAATCTGATTGTGGGCGCACTACTCAACATGTTCATGTTATGGGATTTTCGTCAGGTTTTGGCCATTATGCAGTGGAAAAATAAATACGCAGAGGATACCTTGCAGGCTTTCGAAGTAATGGCGCAGTACGAAGCACTGGTTTCTTTGGGTATCTTGTCGTACAATAATCCTGAATGGCATTTGCCAGAAATTGCGGAAGACTTTCAGGGAGATCGGATCGAAGCACAGGCCTTGTCGCATCCGTTAATTCCAGCGGATAAATCTGTGGCCAATGATTATTTGGCGCAAGATCATCGCGTCGCCTTGGTCACAGGATCTAATATGGCGGGTAAAAGTACCTTTCTACGTACGGTTGGCATCAATGCGGTGCTTGCTTATACCGGATCCGTGGTTTGCGCTTTGCGACTGAAACTACCGATCTACCGATTGGTTACGTACATGCGGATCAAAGATGATCTGAATGAAAGTACATCTACTTTTAAAGCGGAGCTGGATCGAATGAAATTTATTTTGGGTATCGTACAGGTGGCAAAAGACAGTTTCTTTCTGATCGATGAAATGTTGCGTGGAACCAATTCGGTAGACAAGTATTTAGGATCTAAGGCCGTTATTAAAAAATTGTTGGATATGGAAGGTAAAGGGATGGTCGCCACGCACGATCTGCAACTTTCCAAGTTAGCGGATCATTATCCCTTGGATTTGGTAAACTATCACTTCGATATACAGATTCGCGAAGGGGAGATGCTGTTTGATTACAAGCTGAAATCGGGCGAATGTAAAATATTCAATGCCTCCATGCTTTTAAAAGGAATTGGTGTAGAGGTAGAGGCTACGCCTGATGTGCAATAAGCGGCGACGCGTAGAGCAAGCTAGATTTATTTATATTTGCCCCCACCATTACATTTATTAGGATTTTGCAGACAATAGAAGAAGATATCACCGTGACGA includes these proteins:
- a CDS encoding MIP/aquaporin family protein, with the translated sequence MNAIVAEMFGTFLMILLGSGVVANVLLTDTKGHGSGWIVITTAWALAVFIGVSVAGPYSGAHLNPAVTLSVWMIDEIESVLAISYVGAQFVGAMLGAGLVWLCYRPHFARTEDPGLTQAVFCTAPAIRDYRSNFLMETVATFVLIATILFFQEPSMQLDETAGIIGLGSIGALPVAFLVWGIGLALGGTTGYAINPVRDLGPRVVYSLLPIRPKAGFDIRYAWIPVIAPLLGSAIATWLYQLLTS
- the glpK gene encoding glycerol kinase GlpK, with translation MKPYILSIDQGTTSSRAILVDHDGKIIDIAQQEFEQHFPQSGWVEHDPMEIWSSQLAVITSVIAKSKIRSADIHAIGITNQRETTIVWDRNTGKPIYPAIVWQDRRTADYCDELKEKGHEEMVRDKTGLLIDSYFSATKIKWILDEVDGALERAEAGELAFGTVDSWLIWNLTNGAAHLTDITNASRTMLFNIHTCEWDSELLDLFGIPEAMLPEVKSSSEMYGETSVDVLKTAIPIAGIAGDQQSALFGQLCIEKGMVKNTYGTGCFMLMNTGTKAIKSEHKLVTTIAWKIGDEVTYALEGSVFIAGAVVQWLRDGLGLIKKSKHVTALAEKVEDTGGVYVVPAFAGLGAPHWDSRARGSIYGITRGTTDAHLARACLESIAFQSYDVLDAMQQDAGHAIEELRVDGGATSNDVLLKFQATLLGATVVRPKNTESTAMGAAYLAGLATGFWKDISEIQKKWSVDKKFEPEKEIDSTLVLKEWHAAVEATKVWASLKNKK
- a CDS encoding glycerol-3-phosphate dehydrogenase/oxidase gives rise to the protein MTYDARFLRETQYNRLTETTEWDFIVIGGGATGLGVAVDAASRGFKTLLLEKTDFAKGTSSRSTKLVHGGVRYLAQGDIKLVYGALRERWRIFKNAPHVSRTQSFIIPCYSFIEKWKYLIGLKLYDWLAGKYSIGRSVFLSKKDAAQHLGNLKTHKLQGGVRYYDGQFDDARLAVNLAQTAMEHQACVLNHTSVTAVLKNTQGQVDGVAFVDLETDRAYQVRGRAIINATGIFVDDILSMASPKHARLVRPSQGTHVVIDRSFLPEAQDALMIPKTSDGRVLFGVPWHDYLVLGTTDTAVEEKLEEPIPLEEEIDFILSTAASYLDKAPTRADVLSTFSGLRPLAANLGKNQKTKEISRDHKLIVHDSKLITITGGKWTTYRKMAEDTVNKGIETSGLSWTECKTASLPIHGSETSITPQQERLAFYGSDAAKILALEKENPPFAERILPELPHTVAQVVWAIHVEMARTVEDVLARRLRILFLDAKLAVAAAPVVAHILATELEYDIDWEAQQVRAFEALAKGYFTSGAQKQISLSDVSH
- a CDS encoding DUF4886 domain-containing protein, with protein sequence MMKRYTIYALVLLLSLQVGMAQVKDAVSKQALKVLAIGNSFSEDALENYLHELAATADREIIIGNLYIGGAPLDLHVRNAQEDKAAYSYRKVHLDGSKTTQENTSISTALADEDWDYVSLQQASPLSGQYNVIMESLPSLMDYVKGKVSPHTQLVYHQTWAYQADSEHEGFVNYQKSQQHMYEAIASATKKISKQKGFAFVVPCGTAIQNARSSSIGDHYTRDGYHLDLNYGRFTAACTWYEKLFKLDSRKNTYKPAGITASQADIAKAAAHAAVKNPFKITLTKK
- a CDS encoding penicillin-binding transpeptidase domain-containing protein, whose translation is MHYLRSLFYLLLFSTNMGSAFGQELLSDRYASAFRDILTEHNLLGTVLVFDAQQDSFYSNDFQRAAQGFLPASTFKIPNTLIALETHIVTDENSILHWDGKKRNNVRWEKDLTLKEAFRLSCVPCYQEIAGKIGLPSMLDYLTLFSYPGMDVRQETLQNFWLVGDSKISTFQQVQFLRDFYNRKIPLSDSTYQTMLKVLEIESQPTYSWSGKTGWSTDHGDNGWFVGYLRRGSALYYFAANLEPKDADHVDEFLVAREQAVRQALQAMHAFEEKHN
- a CDS encoding protein-L-isoaspartate(D-aspartate) O-methyltransferase, with protein sequence MAYKFIDNYREKGARKQLVKLLEKRGIQDQRVLAAIAKIPRHYFFDETFWNQAYRDIAFPIGDGQTISQPYTVAYQSELLHVRAGDKILEIGTGSGYQTCVLLELGAEVFTIERQENLYNRTKMVLPYMGYQPNFFYGDGSKGIASSAPYDKIIVTAGAPLVPEIMLKQLKFGGLLVIPVGDEKEQKMVTILRVGENDFERIELDTFRFVPLVGDQAW
- a CDS encoding DNA mismatch repair protein MutS, producing MSANFYQQNISQTKSEIASLDKQVNTFSLLRLAVIIGGGAALFMLFQSNSVIQVLLCAIFVIVFFLYLVFRQAKLERLRDEKRAFLQINENEQGMIEGHTNLYSDGSEYQDPKHPYSSDLDIFGPHSLFSKINRSATQDGSNTLAKWLDAAPDRQTILDRQAAIQEFAADAPFNQQLQTKLLFNVTSKTNLRMYLSAYFEGKAMTFGNAFMRIYTFIAPILITTGIVVSIAGYNVMSYVVMLAVTHLLWTLALAGRVSVFSDRIDKIGAIMMAYSGAIEAIEKRSFTAPLNQALQQRLRTDNDAPLSEALHKLGKLIDKLDARNNLIVGALLNMFMLWDFRQVLAIMQWKNKYAEDTLQAFEVMAQYEALVSLGILSYNNPEWHLPEIAEDFQGDRIEAQALSHPLIPADKSVANDYLAQDHRVALVTGSNMAGKSTFLRTVGINAVLAYTGSVVCALRLKLPIYRLVTYMRIKDDLNESTSTFKAELDRMKFILGIVQVAKDSFFLIDEMLRGTNSVDKYLGSKAVIKKLLDMEGKGMVATHDLQLSKLADHYPLDLVNYHFDIQIREGEMLFDYKLKSGECKIFNASMLLKGIGVEVEATPDVQ